The Novibacillus thermophilus genome segment TCTTCGGTCCGGAGACGATATCGAGCGGGCGCTCGTGCGTCAAGTAGCGGCGCCTGTCTTGTGGGAAGACAGTGTACGCTGGATGCTGGAGCAAGGGGTGGACACGTTTGTCGAAATTGGCCCCGGTCGGGTGTTGAGCGGCCTCATACGTAAAATCGATCGGAAGGCCAACGTCTATCACGTGGGAGATCCAGAAAGCTTGGAAAAGACGCTCCGTTTGTTGTAACAATACACAAATATTTTGGCTGAAAGGTGGACGAGTATGCTAAGGGGAAAAACAGCCCTCGTGACAGGAGCGTCCCGTGGAATTGGACGGGACATCGCGTTGACACTGGCTGAAGCAGGCGCAGACGTCGCAGTCAATTACGCTGGAAGCGAGGCGAAAGCAGGGGAAGTGGTCGACAAAATCAAAGCGATGGGCCGTCGAGCTTTCGCCGTGCAAGCGAACGTCGCGTCGTACAAAGACGTGGAAGCGATGGTGAAACGGGTGACGGTAACGTTTGGCCGTTTGGACATTCTCGTGAACAACGCCGGCATTACACGGGACAATCTGCTCATGCGGATGAAAGAATCCGAGTGGGACGAAGTCATAGAAACGAATTTAAAGGGTGTGTTTAACGGGATTAAAGCCGTTTCACGCCCGATGATGAAACAGCGTTCAGGGCGCATCATCAATCTTGCGTCTGTCGTCGGTGTCGCCGGGAACGCAGGGCAGGCCAACTACACCGCTGCCAAGGCGGGAGTGATCGGGTTGACGAAGACGGCGGCAAAAGAACTTGCCAGCCGCGGCATTACCGTCAATGCCGTCGCCCCCGGGTTTATCGAGACAGATATGACGGCAAAACTAGGAGACGAAATCCAAAAAAAACTGATAGAACAAATTCCGTTAGGGAAATTGGGCCAGCCGCAAGACGTGGCACGCGTCGTCCGTTTCTTGGCTTCCGATGACGCCGCTTATATAACCGGGCAAACGTTGCACGTCGACGGCGGAATGGTCATGTCCTAATGTTTTTCGTATAATACTGGAGAGGAGGTGAACGGCAGTGGCAGACACGTTTGAAAGAGTGAAAAAAATTATCGTCGATCGTCTCGATGTGGAAGAGTCTCAAGTCGTTCCGACAGCTTCGTTCAAAGACGACTTGGGGGCGGACTCTCTCGACGTCGTTGAATTGGTCATGGAATTGGAAGATGAGTTCGACATGGAGATTTCCGACGAGGAAGCGGAAAAAATTTCGACCGTACAAGAGGTGATCGATTACATCGAATCGCACCAGTAAGGTGATCTTTACGTCAACCCTTTGAGCAAAGTCCCGTTCGTGACACGGGACTTTGCCGTAAGGATTAAGTTCTTATTTTTTAGTTCATTCCATCCTCTCATCGCTTCCTCAAGTACACGGAAAAGAGGTGAACGTCATGAATCATCGGGTTGTCATTACCGGGATGGGGGTCGTGTCCCCGTTGGGAAACGACAAAGAAACTTTTTGGGACGCCCTGTTATCGGGAAAATCAGGCATCGGTCCGATCACGCACTTCGATGCGAGCCAGTACCCTTCTCGCATCGCGGGGGAAGTGAAACACTTTGACCCATTGAATTACATGGAGAAAAAGGACGCCCGGCGTATGGACCGCTTCGTGCAATTTGCGGTGGCTGCGGCCAAGATGGCGTTAGAAGACGCCGCTTTTGACATGCAGTCCATCGATCCCGATCGAGTCGGCGTCTACATAGGTTCAGGCATCGGTGGTTTAAACACGTGGGAAGAACAACACCGCATTTTGTTGGAAAAAGGCCCGCGGAGAGTCAGTCCGTTTTTCATTCCGATGATGATCGCCAACATGGCGTCCGGTCAAGTGTCGATCATGACGGGGGCCAAGGGACCGAACAGCGCGGCTATTTCGGCGTGTGCCACAGGTACGCACGCCATTGGAGACGCCTTTCGGATCATTCAACGGGGCGAAGCCGACGCCATGCTCGCAGGTGGGGCTGAAGCGACGATTACGCCCACCGCTTTTGCCGGCTTTTCCAGTATGAAAGCACTATCGACCTCGCGGAACGACGCGCCGACAAAAGCGAGCCGCCCCTTTGACAAGGACCGGGACGGATTTGTCATGAGCGAAGGTTCGGGAGTGCTGCTACTGGAACGACTGGAACCGGCCGTCGCCCGCGGGGCGAACATATACGCTGAAGTGGTAGGTTATGGCATGAGCGGTGACGCGTACCACTTGACGAGTCCATCCCCTGGCGGGGAAGGGGCAGCCCGTTGCATGAAGCGGGCGCTGCAAGATGCCGGACTGCGACCGGAAGACGTCGGATACATCAACGCTCACGGGACGTCGACGGATTACAACGACGCGCTGGAGACGATGGCGATCAAATCGACGTTTGGCGCACATGCTTACAAAGTAGCCATCAGTTCGACGAAATCGATGACCGGACATTTGCTCGGAGCAGCAGGCGCCGTTGAGGCGATTGCAACGGCATTAGCCCTAAAAGATCAAATCCTGCCGCCGACCATCAACTATGAAACGCCTGATCCGGAATGTGACTTGGACTACGTCCCCAACGAATCGCGGCGCGCGGAAATTGCAGCGGCCATTTCCAACTCCCTCGGTTTTGGTGGGCACAATGCAACCATCGCATTGAAAAAATTCGTTCCAGATGAGTAAGTAGGTGGAGACCGTGGATTTGACGCAACTTGAGCGCAAACTGAACATCACGTTTAAAAACCGAAAACTTATTCGTCAGGCGTTTACTCATTCATCGTATGTGAACGAACACCGCAGAAAAATGTTTAAGGACAACGAGCGGCTGGAATTTTTGGGCGATGCGGTTCTGGAGCTCGCCATATCCGAGTTTCTCTACCGTCACTTCCCCCACATGAGTGAAGGAGAAATGACGAAGATGAGGGCGAACATCGTGCGCGAAGAGTCGCTGGTCGCCTTTGCCGGCGAGTTGGACTTGGGGTCGTACATTTTGTTGGGAAAAGGTGAAGAACTGTCCGGGGGACGGAAACGCCCCTCGCTCTTGGCAGACGCCTTTGAGGCGTTTGTCGGCGCTCTCTACTTAGACCAGGGATTGACGGCGGTTCAACACTTTTTGCAGTCTTACATTTTTCCGCAGATTGACGAGGGCCGGTTCGCCCGGGTGACTGACTTTAAGAGCCAACTGCAGGAAAAGGTGCAGCACGACGGAATGGGCGAACTGAAGTACGTCATCGTGGAAGAGCGCGGGCCGGCGCACAACCGGGAGTTCAAAGCCGAGGTGCGCTTGTCGGGCATCGCGCTAGGGACCGGCGTCGGCCGGTCCAAAAAAGAAGCTGAGCAACGTGCAGCGTCAGAAGCGTTGTTAAAACTTAGAAAGTCAAATCGAAACATTCACTGACGTGTACCTCGACTGCCGCAGAAACTCAGAGTGAGAGTCAAGCTCTGAGTTTCTTTGCTTAAGCGTCCAGGCTCGTATATAATCGAAACGTAGTGCAAGGGGGCACGAGGCACAATGTACTTGAAACGGATCGAGATAAAGGGCTTTAAATCGTTTGCCGTTTACACGGAAATGGCTTTTGTACCCGGTATAACGGCTGTTGTCGGCCCGAACGGCAGTGGAAAAAGCAATGTGTCTGACGCCATACGGTGGGTGCTCGGCGAGCAAAGTGCGCGAACGCTTCGCGGCGGCAAGATGGAAGATGTCATCTTTGCCGGCAGTGACAGCCGACACGCAGTGAATTTTTGCGAAGTTTCCCTGACGTTGGATAACAGTGACGGCGAACTGCCGATCTCTTTTAGCGAAGTGACGGTGACGAGACGCTTGTACCGCTCCGGAGACAGTGAATACTACTTGAACCGGCAACCGTGCCGTCTGAAGGACATTACAGAACTGTTGATGGATACGGGACTGGGCAAAGAAGCGTACTCCATCATCGGACAAGGGCGCATTGAAGAGATTTTGAGCACGAAAGCAGAAGATCGCCGGGGCATTTTTGAAGAAGCCGCTGGCATTGTCAAGTTTAAAGTGCGCAAGGGGGAATCCAAGCGCAAACTGGAAGAAACAGAGCAAAACTTGGCCCGGCTTAACGACATCATATGTGAACTGAAAGAACAAGTCGGTCCCCTCTCTGAACAGGCCGAAAAGGCCAAAACATACCGAAAGCTACGCGAACAGCTAAAACAGTGTGAAGTGGGGCTGTACGTGTACAACATTGCCAGTGTACATAAGGAGTGGGAACACGCCAGCGAACAGCTTCAGCAGTTGGAGGAAGCACAGCTTGCGGCCGAGACGGCACTGAAACAGATAGAGCTTGAAATGGAACAACTGAAGTGGCAGCTTGAGCAGCTAGACCGTCAAGTGGAGGAGAAACAGCAACAGCTGCTGAAGACGAGTGAGGCGGTGGAAAAGGCCGAAGGGCAGCACGATGTGCTGCTGGAGCGCGAGCGGAGTCAGCGTGCAGAACAAAAGCGGCTCCTGGAACAAAGAGAGCACCTGAACAACCGCTTAGCACACGTTGACGACGACTTGACCAAAGTTGAAGAGCGGTTAAAGGCGAAAAAAGATGACATCGACCGAACGAGTGAAGCATTGCAACAGCGGGAGCACCGTTTAGAGCGTCTCGCGGCGAAGGCTGAAGAACAGCTGGAAGACGTCAAGTCGGACTTAATTGAACTCATGGGTGAAGCGGCCTCGTTGAAAAACGATTTGCGTCACCTCGATCAACAGGAACAGCAATTGCGCGAACGGCGCGAGAGTTTGGAGAGAGAACGAAAAGAAACCGAACAGCACGAGAATGAAATCCGCAATGAACTGACGTCGTTGGAAGAACTTCAGCAACGCAAAGCGAAGGAACTGCAGGCGTGTGTTGACGAATACCGGACAGTGGCCGAAAAAAGAGAGCTCGTCTTGACGAAGGAGAACCGTCTGACGGAACAGCTACAGAAGTTGGGGCAAACGCTCAACTCCCTCAGTTCCAGGCGGGACGTGTTGAAAGAGTGGGAGGCGGATTTTTCAGGTTTCTTTCAAGGAGTTAAAGAAGTGCTGAAAGCGAGGGAACGGGGAAAGCTGGACGGCATTGAAGGTGCCGTCGCTGAACTCGTCTCCGTACCGCATGACTTGGAAACGGCTGTCGAGACTGCTCTCGGCGGGGCGATGCAGCACATCGTCGTCGAAAGTGAACAGTACGCCAGGGCAGCGATTGACTACTTAAAAAGGC includes the following:
- the fabG gene encoding 3-oxoacyl-[acyl-carrier-protein] reductase, with the translated sequence MLRGKTALVTGASRGIGRDIALTLAEAGADVAVNYAGSEAKAGEVVDKIKAMGRRAFAVQANVASYKDVEAMVKRVTVTFGRLDILVNNAGITRDNLLMRMKESEWDEVIETNLKGVFNGIKAVSRPMMKQRSGRIINLASVVGVAGNAGQANYTAAKAGVIGLTKTAAKELASRGITVNAVAPGFIETDMTAKLGDEIQKKLIEQIPLGKLGQPQDVARVVRFLASDDAAYITGQTLHVDGGMVMS
- the acpP gene encoding acyl carrier protein, giving the protein MADTFERVKKIIVDRLDVEESQVVPTASFKDDLGADSLDVVELVMELEDEFDMEISDEEAEKISTVQEVIDYIESHQ
- the fabF gene encoding beta-ketoacyl-ACP synthase II, translating into MNHRVVITGMGVVSPLGNDKETFWDALLSGKSGIGPITHFDASQYPSRIAGEVKHFDPLNYMEKKDARRMDRFVQFAVAAAKMALEDAAFDMQSIDPDRVGVYIGSGIGGLNTWEEQHRILLEKGPRRVSPFFIPMMIANMASGQVSIMTGAKGPNSAAISACATGTHAIGDAFRIIQRGEADAMLAGGAEATITPTAFAGFSSMKALSTSRNDAPTKASRPFDKDRDGFVMSEGSGVLLLERLEPAVARGANIYAEVVGYGMSGDAYHLTSPSPGGEGAARCMKRALQDAGLRPEDVGYINAHGTSTDYNDALETMAIKSTFGAHAYKVAISSTKSMTGHLLGAAGAVEAIATALALKDQILPPTINYETPDPECDLDYVPNESRRAEIAAAISNSLGFGGHNATIALKKFVPDE
- the rnc gene encoding ribonuclease III; translation: MDLTQLERKLNITFKNRKLIRQAFTHSSYVNEHRRKMFKDNERLEFLGDAVLELAISEFLYRHFPHMSEGEMTKMRANIVREESLVAFAGELDLGSYILLGKGEELSGGRKRPSLLADAFEAFVGALYLDQGLTAVQHFLQSYIFPQIDEGRFARVTDFKSQLQEKVQHDGMGELKYVIVEERGPAHNREFKAEVRLSGIALGTGVGRSKKEAEQRAASEALLKLRKSNRNIH